agtttcctcttcgatagcACATCgccatgttatcttgtgtttgcatctctcttctcttactcttgtgctttacttttattgtttgttgtttttgtttatgcaCTAAAGTAGTATCGGCTGATTGcacttcatttactcttgttccgcacttagataagttagagtaaaatcaactgagccgtaatttattaatttgaggtctaaatagctcttgtgtttttaacacaaatccgagctttcaagtATGAAGCGTTACATAAGGTGcatttcattttaatttcaaaGTGACATATTcctaaataaatttaaaacacttTATGCAGGGAAAAAAGGGTCAAAAGGGAAGCAGACTCCACTTAAATGAAGGTCTTTTGCGAAATTGAGTTGTGCTAGTGTTAAAGGAATGTAGGTTAGAATCCTGTGCAATTACCCTCATCCCTCTCACAAAAACATTGttacttcttcatttttttttttttaccttttcaaatttttttattcaagattGAAAAGTTGTTTTTTAATTCTCAACCTTAGTCCTTGAGAACAATTGCACATAATGCAAAACGCTAAAAGTTGCCCATTATTTCAATCAAGGAATATACAACTTAATTATAAGGGTTTGTCTACAAAAATTGGAAAAGTTTCACCACCATGAAaattttactgaaaattaaCATCTATTGAGTAACCTTTAGGAAGAAGTTATGAAAGATAAAAAGTTTGATGAATCTATATATCCTGGCGTCTACATAGGACTATTAATAAGTTGAATTTTTCATCCCATATATAAAGATTCTCTTATTTGGGAAATACATTTTCTATAATTTCTTCCTTGATTAGcttttttattaactttattttcaataagaaaaagacaaaatgtTTGTTATATTATGACCATGGAGTAGCCATCAAAGAAGTATATCTTTATTACCATTATTTAAACCAACacattatttcctttttttcaatATTGTCTTATGCAGTTATTAACTGATAATTGGTCAACCTTGAATATTCTATATATGAACTatattccttaaaaagaaaaaaaaaaagaagaaaaagaattcaGTTCCtctaacgctctgtttgtttcaggaatgatgttttctagaaaatgagttattttctaaaaaacattttctataaaactatctcattttctaatgtttgatagaaactttaaatgagttgaaaaacaacctcataacttcccttatttagcttgctgtgagatagagttgttttccaaaaaaatttaatggaaaacaatctccaaaaataagccatactttttatgttgaccaaagatagttttcctttgactcatctttttttatgctaccaaacactagaaaacaaggaaaactatctttacacaaggttttccattgaaacaaacggagcgtaaatTTGAACTGAGTATTTTTATATtactaaattgaaattttaaaagttaataCCTCTTGTAAATTattgtttcttctcttttcttaataaattcTCTGCTTTGATACACTACTAATGTAAAATATCCAAAATGGTCTGGACCATAAAGTTGTTATgtaaatgaaattatattttccaaattagttttattattttaagataatTGTATTATTCTATAATACTAAAAGTACAATTGTTATATAAGATCAGGCATTCATTCGTAGCCACACATATAGTGGTGTAATGTCTTTATCTACTAAAATCATGATCTCTCGTTTAGGTGTACAGTCCTTTAAGTGGTAatatttcttctcaaaaaaaaaagtggaaataTACTAATATTTGACAAGTAATTGGTTTTGATAATTTCGTCGACCTAATTCTTGATAATTTCTCACATTTAGTTtaactttcaaaattttgttcaaagacATTTTGAGTAATTACAGCTATGTTTTTCAATGGTTCAATCTTGCTTTGTTTCATGCAAGATACAATTAACAAATTTGGCAATATTCATCCACTCACAAGTGATCCTAAAAATAAGTGTGTAGCTAAACTAGTAGAGTTTCTTGCGGTCGAACTTGTatacaccaaaaatcgattaatattttaatatgatgataaagataaagatcAATCATCATGATATAGACACCGAaagttaaaattctattatatctctaaaaaataaaaaataagagtaactaaaaaatatattagataaACGTCAAGAAATTTGTCTTGCAATATTTTTACTTCTTCACGCACCTTTCGAAAATTTGGACTgttcaaccattttttttatagcataAAACCGTAGAAACCAACCATACAAGTTCTAGATGTCcataaagataaaataatgacaaatggatagTGGATGTGATTATAATCCAAAATTACTAAAAGAAACTGAGAGGTTTAATGAACTAAAGGACAGTTGGACCATAAATTTTTCTTTGGGACCAAACTATATAAGACTATAAATTTGGAGTTAGGATTCCATGGTTGATATGCACTATATTTTGggaagaacaaagtttctctccaaactagtttggagagaaactcttcaaacttctcatattttcttttttgggtgtgaattttgagaatctaactattgaattttatGTTCCTTATGTTGTTAACATacgtatcaaatttcgttcaaattgcatattatttactatttgatcaattaacttatttttttatatataactttaaatcacaaaaacttgaaattataagatttatttgatgacacagcaattgatctttgattttcttgaaattttgtaagcattaagaatgtaataagaacatgcaatctaacggttagattttcaaaattcacactcaatataaagatatatgatgagtttgtagAGTTTCTCTCCatactagtttggagagaaactttgttcttttgGGAATTCGCCATGcattaatattttaagaaagtcCCATTGGCAAATGCCAAAATCATTTTTTCCCCATAAGGCCCATAACATAGTTCAGTTTTTGACTGAGGTAAAATGACAAATGTATGATATTATCAAATGcctaaaaataagaattttaatttaaaatggaGTGTGTGTTTCTCATAATACGTGAGTTCTACAACTGTATAAGACCCATATAATGTGAGAAAGATCATGCATATTAAATGCATGAAATATTATTGGGAGCTTCATGTCACTATGTGATTAGTTGTTTtgtagtttctcaaaaaagagaaaaaaagattagtTGTTTTGTAAAATAACTTGAGTTTTGTGGGTGTCAATCTAAACTTTTTCTCTCAGCACACGATTAACCAATCCACAAGCTCTACTCCGAGACGTGCTTGTCTCCGCTCATTAGTGGGTTCTCAAACGCAGTGCGCCTCTGCGGCAACTTCTATTTTGTGGCTTGGGTGAGTTAATTTTCCCTTCTTTGCTGTAGTGGTGCCCAAatcttaaaagaaaacttaTTAAGTGTTGCCAATGCCACAGGCAAGTGTGCAACtctccaaaattaattttaaaatgtaataacTCATCTCTCCCTTCTTTAGATTGGGATGCTTGGAAAATAGAtgtttctcttttatttgtttaatgaaaatttctctttataaaaaataaaaaaaatgtcactatcTTATTGACCGATATAAGAGAATATCGTTCAAATTACTTCTTCCCACttattgatgaaaaaaatattctattaacAAAACCCATATAAATGAAGGGCAGTTCCCTTTAGCTTTTCATTCATGCCATGCATTGCTATAtctataattgtttttacttTACAAGATTCTATTGAAACTTACctaaaacatacacacacatacaattTTAGCAAATAGTTAATTCACTTGGTGCTTTCCATATCTTCCATAACGGTAACTTACTCTTCCTTACCATTTCTCAAAACAATAAAGggaacttttattattatttattttttttatacctgATAGGCTAAATACTACTAGTAATTAGCttcctttaaaatttaaatcttcTCAATTCTCATATCCAAACATAGCAAACATCATAATCTATTCTCAACCTTTATTaaagaatagaaaagaaaaaaaaagaaaagtggccAAGATAACTACACGCTAATAATGCACATTTACCCAACTAGTCAAAATTCTAGTACCATTTATGTTCGTAGCTGTAAATAGGGTAAGCCATCAAAATGGAGACCGAGAAAATGTATGGAATATTAAACAAAAGAGGAAAGGAAACacccagaaaagaaaaagatcaaaACAAAGGCTGCAATTtggaaaaagttgaaaaaaaaaaaaaaaagcaaaagcaaaacacaaaaaacatcaACAAATGCATTAACAAAGAGCAGGTAGCAATTGATGGCGGCTATAATGAGCAAAgagagaaagcaaagaaaagagTGAAAGACTcttcacagagagagagagagagagaaaagcaaagaaagagagaatgaaggaaaagaaaaggaaaatatggggagaagagagagagagagagagagagagggagagacagagagagaaagagagggagtgTGAGAGGAGTGTGACACGTGGTGTGTTGTGATTGGTTGAGTGGTTTGAGGTTCAACAACATACGgcaacaccaacaacaacaaaaacaaacatcAACACCAacacatactctctctctctctctatctttgcTGCCATGTCAGAGTGTAACCCCGTCCTATGACCCCGGCGAATCCGTATTTGTAtgcttctctctctaaaaactttctctctctaaagttaaactctccctttctctctctctctctacatatatttatttgtttgtctCCTatacactttctctctctttctttctttgtttctcgTATCTCTCATCTATCTCCAAAGTTTTCTATACCCTAATCTTGCTCACCTCTCTCTATATCTCTATCTCAATCTGATGAAGTTTGCTCTTTGATCCAACAATAAGACTGGTAAGCTTCTGAATTCAACTGGGTACTgtgtatttttcagttttttttttttttgcttgttccTTGGTTTGTACTTTTGTgggtatttgtttatttgtgtgAATTTGAGCTGACCCAGGTGAGTTTTCATGCTCATTTTGGTGTGAATGTTGTTGGATTGTTTGGATATTGGGTTTTTGCGCTGTGATTGTTGGTGCTAAAGTTGGTGTCTTTTGGTGTGTTAGCTGAGTTTGGTGAATTAGGTATTTGGAGTGGGGTTGTGGGATAAGTGGGTGTTCTGGGGTTTAGTGTGAGCTGAATGTGTGTGCATGCTGAGATTGATGTGATTTGGTTCCTGAATTTCAGCATTGTTGTTCTCTTTTGCGGTGTATGTAGTCATTTTGAATGACTCGTGGCTTGAAATAGATGGTTTAGTAGATTCAACTATTGGGTTTGGATTTGGCAGTGATTTTTCCTCTTAGTAGTTGATTATTGGCTTTTTGAATGGGTTTTATAAGTTTTTCTAATGCTACTTTTATATTGGGCATGTCAGAATGTACTATTTATCTTTGAATCTCCTGCTATACGTAGTGAATTTGTACCCGTGCATTCTTTTTCGATTAAAGAGTTAATGAGTTCGATTCATTTTGTTGCGGTAGCCATGAATTAATTGCCTGGTATTGTATCTTGGATTGTTCTTGCTTCAACGTGTTCTAGTACTTCTTATTGAACTAATTTTCTGTGTCCGCTTTTGGCATGGCAAGCTACAGAGTGAAACTCTTGTGTGAACCACTAGTTTGTGCCTTGATGTGTTATATTTAGTGTGAGACAAACAAATAATTTGCTTGCAGAAATGCATTGTTTTTTGTACTGAATCAAGCTTGTATAATGTTTCTTGAACTTTAAATTGATGTTGGTCCTATATCTACATTTTCTGTGCTATACTTAGTGATTTGGAAATTCTCCGCTTAATGACATTTGTTTCAGTCTTAGAAAGCAATGTCTTTATGTGTCTGTGTAGTAATCAGTTATTTAGAGTTGGCACCAATTTGCAATGGACCCTGTAGTCTGCGCCttcatatttttccttttgtcgCATGGTTCCTATCTTTCCTCTGTAGGCACATGTTTTTTCTGCCACTGTCAGTGGAACTCTTTTTTTGGCCACGCATTGTGCTTGATTATTGAGCTCTTTTCACATTTAATTTATGTGATATGAAAGCTGTTACTATGGGGTTCAATTCCAATATTTTGTTAGTCTTGCATTTTGTTTACTTGATCTTTGTTTCCGTGTACTGTAAATGTATGACTTGATCTTTATGCTGTTTGCTGCTAAATTGTTATGCTGCAGGAACAAAACTTTTAGAGCTTGCAGCAGAATGCTGTCTAGAAGCTTTGATGCATCAACCTTATTGCGGACTTGTGATATACTTGCTATACCTTTGATCCACCTATGAAAGACCCAGGTTGAAAGATGAAGGAAAGCGATTCATCGGCTAGTAAAATGATTAACAAAAACTGGGTCTTAAAGCGCAAACGGAGAAAACTCCCTTATGGATCAGGTCTATCCAATGGTAAAGAAGACAGCTCCGTGGCACCAGAATCCCCAAAGAATAATTCTTCAGCTAAACGCAGGCTAAAGGGTGAAATTAATTCTGAGCAATTTTTATccaagaagaaaggaaatgaTGGGGTAGGTTATCTTCCGTGCGAAAATCATTTTctattgtttatttcttttagttGCTGAATGTTTTTCAAGATGTTGCACCTTTTATTGATTAAACATGTATTCAAGAGGAATTTTTTTGGTTACAAATGTCATAGGCTCCATGCTGGAAGTTCTACATTAAGTTATACGTGATGCAATTTAACATAACATTGTGTAATCATATTACCCCTTCTACTGAACTGAAGCACTTAATAAGAACTGCTGTTGCTGGAGTTGCTTTATCATTGATGCTGGATTTAGCTTTTTTGTgcattccttttccttttcctgtTGGCATGGGTTATATCACTATtgtttgattgtatttttttcaaacaTCCTTGACACCTTCAGGTGAAAGAGTATTCAGAAAATCATCACTCTGGGCTCATTGAAGTGATTTCTTGAGCTCTTGCTTGTTTTTGATGTTGCTTGATAATTAGTTTCTGTGGGCTCCCATAATATATCTGTTACTCATATGTAGCTTTGAAATTTATGTTTATCAATATGTTTAAAAAATGCTCCAAAGCTATAAAACTACGTAGCTTTTTCCTTGTAATTCAAAAGAAGTGTTCATACTGTCAAACTTTTGATTGGTTCTTAGTTTTGCATACTAAGAATAAGGTGGTTTAAGGGTTTGATCCACTGAAATAGGAATCGATTTAGTTTAAGATTGTTTCTTCCACTTGTTTTAACAGATATAAAGACAACCATGCCTAGCTTAcctttaaataaaaagaacttTAGTTTTATTCACATGCTGCACTTATCCTTTTATGTCAGCTGAGCAAGTTCtgttaatattattattgtgaCTGTATGAAACACTTGCCAACTAAAATGGTTGTCCTTGTTAAAGctagggtccatttggttgggagcttaaaaagtgagaggatagaaaagttgAAGTATAGAAAATGTTCTAGTTTTCTCGTGTGTTTAGTAGAGatgatggaaaagtggaagTATAGAAAATGTTCTAGTTTTCTGTAGTAGAGATGATGGAAAAGTAAAATAGTAAATTCCAAGTGAAAAACATTTTCTCCCCacttttcctcccaaattgggaggatgGTTTTTGGTGGGCCCAGTTGGAAAACTCCACACACCCCGTTTTCCATCCTCCCTCTTTCACCGcaccaaacaaaggaaaactttcattttccatccttccccTTTTCTACCCAACCAAATGGACCATTAGGGTTTTTTTGGGCActctttcaataaaattacttataaaaaagagTCTTTCTGCTTTCTGTCCCTTGCAATAGTGGCTGCAGGTCAAGCATTAACTAACTACTTCCCCCTTTTGCTCTACCCAATTTCTTTGTCTTCCAGTATTACTATGAATGCGTGATCTGTGATCTTGGTGGCAACTTGTTGTGTTGTGATAGTTGTCCCCAGACCTATCATCTCCAGTGCCTTAATCCACCTCTAAAGGTATGTTTAGTTAATGTATCTTTAGCTAGCTAACTTGAGGGCTatctaatttataatttttttcctagtCATATATGCCACTCTCGACACTTGTTATTTTcttgttatgattttttattgtgtgtgtttttaatcAAATGAAGCGCATTCCAATGGGGAAGTGGCAATGTCCAAGCTGCTGTCTGAAAAATGACCCTTTAAAGTCCATAAGCCAACTTGATACGATTTCAAAACGAGCAAGGACGAAGATAGTCACTGGAAAATCAAAAACTGGAATTCAGTCTGACATGGCCAAAGTATCCCGTATTTTTGGAAGCTCCATTATTGCAAGGAAAAGGTCCTCCAGCAAAGGAAAATCTGTCAAACTAATTGAACAGAAACCTGTCTCCCCCCAAATAGATATATCCTGTAACACCAAGCCAAGTCATCCATCTCCTGGTTTGCTAGAGGGTAGTGCAGCATGTGTGCATGATGATAATGAGAAGAAGCCTGATATATCTCCAACAGACTCCCCTGTAGACAGGAAGTCAATGTCTCCTGCTAGGGAAACTTCATCTCATTCTAAAGTGACAAATACAGAGGCAACTGAGGAAGCTCCTGAGGAAGCTCCTGAGGTAAAGCCTGATTTATCTAGTAAAAATGTCTCTCCAGGAAGAACTCTGGTTCTTGCAATCAGTGCTGCCACTGAGGaacatagaaaaagaaaacccaaatcgAATAATGAAGACAGTCAAAAGAAGCATAGGACTGATAAGGGAAAATCTATTCTTAGTTCTTCTAAGAAACGTAAATCCAAAGCAAATACTGACAGCCCTGTAACTAGTAAATCACTGCAGAAGCGTAAGTCTATCAACCATGAGGTTTCCACAGCTTTGTCAAAGGAGGATCTTGGAACAAAGAGTTCAGATGCCCAGAGGAAAGATGAGGTATCATTTTGTCTCCTACTTGTGTGAGTATTTATATGTGTACATTTGTTCTGTGTTTTTCCAGAAAAGATTAGAAACCCCCGGAAACTTGAAAGCATTGGAGAATAAAAATGGTAGTTGCTGCAATGTTTctgttgtttttttctttgaatatgattagtaaatatatttattttgatgcAGAAGCTTCCTCAGGAAGCAACAAACCTATCACATGAGTTAAACAAAAAAGGTCGTGTTGATGAAACAGTAATCTGTGGAGAAAGTGTTGCCACTGAAACTCTGCAGGTAAATGAATCTCTTCAGCACAAAGTTTGTTAGATTTTATGTGTTAAGTGTCTTAAATATAGGTTATGCGGGCCAATTGTGAATATCATGAcatatttttgtatttcttaTATGTCTACATGCAGGTTGATCGGGTTCTGGGGTGTCGAGTTCAAGGCGATTACACGGGCCTTTCACGTCACTTATCTGTGAATGTAGCTGATGACCTGCGTTCTGAGGACTTACTAATTTCAGAAACTCAAAACAGACTCTCAGAAGAAAATTCTGCTTGTGATACTGATTTAGATGTAGGAGCTGCTGAAAATCATACTGAGGGTTGTCAGAATATTGATAAGAGTTTTGACAGGGAAGAAAGCTTGAAGAATGAAATGAAAGTGGATAAAATACACGTATACAGAAGATCTGCAACCAAAGAATGTAAAAAAGGAAATGCCATGGAtcttttaagaaaagatatcaAGGATTTAGATTCTTGTGCTATAAATGGTAAAGATCAAGATGGATCTGCTGTAACTACAGAGGATTTTGAAAAGGCAAATGAAAGAATGGTTACGGAGGAGAATACTGATGTCAGTTTGAGAAATCAAGATATTGATGAAGTTCCAAAAATTTATGAAACACATGTCTCTAATGAAACCAAAGATGATAAAGAAGTGGATTTAGAAATGGGAATGAGAAGCTCTGCAGAAAACAAAATTCAGGAGCCCACCCTGGCTGAATCTGCTTGTGTTGATGGAGAGAAGGTATCTTATGAGTTTTTAGTTAAGTGGGCTGGGAAGTCTCATATTCATAATAGTTGGATTTCTGAATCTGAGCTCAAAGTTCTGGCAAAGAGGAAACTTGACAATTACAAAGCAAAGTATGGGACAGCTGTAATAAATATCTGTGAGGAACGCTGGAAGCAGCCTCAACGGGTGATTGCTCTCCGTAATTCCAAACTTGGCAATGGTGAAGCTTTTGTAAAATGGACTGGTCTCCCTTATGATGAATGCACTTGGGAAAGATTAGATGAACCTGTTCTTCAAAAATCTTTGCACCTGATTGATCtgtttaatcaatttgaatgcCATACGTTGGAAAAAGGTTCTCCGAAGGATGCTTCACTAAGGGGGAAGGGTGACTGTCAGCAAAATGAAGTAGTTACACTCACAGAGCAACCGAAGGAACTAAGAGGTTCATTATTTCCCCATCAGCTAGAAGCACTCAATTGGTTGCGAAAATGTTGGTATAAATCCAAAAATGTGATACTTGCTGATGAAATGGGGCTTGGGAAAACAATTTCTGCTTGCGCTTTTATTTCATCTCTGTATGTTGAGTTTAAAGCTACTCTGCCTTGTTTAGTATTGGTTCCACTTTCCACAATGCCTAACTGGCTTGCTGAGTTTTCACTATGGGCTCCCAACTTGAATGTTGTGGAGTATCATGGGTGTGCAAAAGCAAGAGCCATTATCCGCCAATATGAGTGGCATGCTAGTGATCCAAGTGAGTTGAATAAGAAAACGGCTGCCTATAAGTTTAATGTTCTTTTAACTACATATGAAATGATTCTTGCTGATTCCTCTCATCTGCGTGGAGTTCCTTGGGAAGTTCTTGTGGTTGATGAGGGCCACCGTCTGAAGAATTCTGGAAGTAAGCTTTTCAGCTTGCTGAATTCATTCTCCTTCCAACATCGTGTACTGTTGACTGGTACACCTCTTCAAAACAATATTGGTGAGATGTATAACTTGCTTAACTTCTTGCAGCCAACTTCATTTCCTTCTCTATCGGCATTTGAAGAGAAGTTTAATGATCTTACAACTGCCGAAAAAGTCGATGAATTGAAGAAACTTGTTGCTCCACATATGCTTCGAAGGCTTAAAAAAGATGCAATGCAAAATATTCCTCCTAAGACTGAACGAATGGTTCCTGTGGAGTTGTCATCCATCCAAGCAGAATACTATCGTGCAATGCTGACAAAGAACTATCAGATATTGCGGAATATTGGGAAAGGGGTTGCCCAGCAATCAATGCTAAATATTGTGATGCAGTTAAGAAAAGTTTGCAATCATCCGTATCTCATACCCGGTACTGAACCTGATTCTGGGTCAGTAGAATTCCTTCATGAAATGCGGATAAAAGCCTCAGCCAAGTTGACCTTGTTGCACTCTATGCTTAAGATCTTATATAAGGAAGGTCATCGAGTCCTTATTTTTTCACAGATGACTAAGCTTCTTGATATTCTTGAAGATTATTTGACAATAGAATTTGGGCCTAAAACATATGAGAGAGTGGACGGCTCTGTTGCAGTGGCTGATCGTCAAACAGCAATTGCGCGCTTTAACCAAGATAAAAGTCGGTTTGTCTTCTTGTTATCAACGCGCTCATGTGGCCTTGGGATCAATTTGGCAACTGCTGACACTGTCATTATCTATGATTCTGATTTCAATCCACATGCTGATATCCAAGCTATGAATCGTGCACATCGAATTGGACAATCAAATAGACTTTTGGTATACCGACTTGTAGTTCGTGCTAGTGTTGAAGAGCGTATTTTGCAGCTTGCAAAGAAGAAATTGATGCTTGATCAGCTTTTCGTGAATAAGTCTGGATCACAGAAAGAAGTGGAAGATATTCTGAAATGGGGAACAGAAGAACTTTTTAATGATTTTCCTACCACAAATGGGAAAGATACAGGAGAAAATAATGGGAACAAAGATGAGGCAGTAATAGATACAGACATTAAGCATAGGAAGAGGACTGGTGGTCTGGGAGATGTCTACAAGGACAAATGTACGGAGAGCAGCAGCAGGATATTGTGGGATGAAAATGCAATTTTAAAGTTGCTTGACCGTTCAAACCTTCAGTCTGGATCAACTGATATTGCTGAAGGGGATTCAGAGAATGACATGCTTGGTTCAGTGAAGGTGATCAATTAATCTTATGTCTAAGTGATTgcacttttttaattttgaaatctttCATCAATGTTTACTTGGAATCACAATTTATTATAGTTTCATGTGTTCCATTGACATAAAATGTATGTAAATTTTGCAATGCgaaacatttctttttttaaaacgtTGTTGATGTGTTTTTATTGCCTgcttctctctcctcttaaGTAGCTACAAATGGGActcatgtttcttttttaagtgCTCCAAATAGTTGTAGATAAACTTATTTAAATCTCTTCACTCTGAtgattgttttgctttgttgaTTTCTGGTAGATTAACCTTCTTGTTTcatattgttcattttttttttttttttccgggaAGTTGTTTCTAATGACTATATAGACAAGCTATGTAGAATCTAATCTccttttttttgcttcttttcaATTGATCTTTTAACCAGGCGGTCGAATGGAACGATGAACCAACAGAAGAACAAGGAGGAGCTGAATCTCCTCCTGTTGTTACTGATGATATTTGTGCACCAAATTCTGAGAAGGATAATGCAGTAACTGGTACAGAAGAAAATGAATGGGATAGACTTTTGCGTCTGAGGTTAGGAGTTTTTCCTGCCATCAGTTAGTTCCAGAGTTTTTATGTATTACTCTAGTACTGCTAGTCTGTGACACTTGAACTTTGTAATAGGTTGTCCTATCTGCTTTTAATTTATACTAATTTCATTGCATCCAAGAGAAGAATAGGTTTGGGAGGAAAAGTAATGCAGGGCAGATAAAAAAGGAATAGGAAGGGGAAATAGATTAGGAATTTAGGAAAAACAATTGAATGGAAAGTAAAGGATAGGCCCTAAGAATCAACAGTTACACTATGTTTGGTTGGGTTGAAAGGAGAGAAGGTGGAAAATGGGGGAAGAAAAAGGGCgaggaaaatgtaattttccatTGTTTGGTTGGAGCAAAAAGGTAGAGGAAAGAAAATGGGTGGATGGGGTTTCCACCTGAGcctaccatttattttcctttcatattTGGGAAAAAATGGGAGAGAAAATGGTAATGAGAAGGAAAGTACAAAATTGTACTACTTTTTCATCATTCTACTTTTAATAATGACATAATAGCAATTTACTCTTTATCTTTCCACTTTTGTATCTTCTCTGCCAAAGACACATggtaaaaaatgcaaatatttcTATCCTCCAACCAAATAGAGCCTTAGAGTTTCCTTGGAATCAACACCAAGCAGAAAAACTTATGAATCAGTACCTAAGTTGCTAAGAATTAGCACTCAACAATTGgaaaaattctaatttaattttttttttgataggtaataatacttttattgaaaaaaattgaacatcatgtTCACGATGGTGAACACTTTGAACGAGGAACAAttacaaccaaatcaagaactaaaataaagggaaagtaagggcctgtttggtcacccatt
This portion of the Castanea sativa cultivar Marrone di Chiusa Pesio chromosome 7, ASM4071231v1 genome encodes:
- the LOC142642019 gene encoding protein CHROMATIN REMODELING 4 isoform X1 → MKESDSSASKMINKNWVLKRKRRKLPYGSGLSNGKEDSSVAPESPKNNSSAKRRLKGEINSEQFLSKKKGNDGYYYECVICDLGGNLLCCDSCPQTYHLQCLNPPLKRIPMGKWQCPSCCLKNDPLKSISQLDTISKRARTKIVTGKSKTGIQSDMAKVSRIFGSSIIARKRSSSKGKSVKLIEQKPVSPQIDISCNTKPSHPSPGLLEGSAACVHDDNEKKPDISPTDSPVDRKSMSPARETSSHSKVTNTEATEEAPEEAPEVKPDLSSKNVSPGRTLVLAISAATEEHRKRKPKSNNEDSQKKHRTDKGKSILSSSKKRKSKANTDSPVTSKSLQKRKSINHEVSTALSKEDLGTKSSDAQRKDEKLPQEATNLSHELNKKGRVDETVICGESVATETLQVDRVLGCRVQGDYTGLSRHLSVNVADDLRSEDLLISETQNRLSEENSACDTDLDVGAAENHTEGCQNIDKSFDREESLKNEMKVDKIHVYRRSATKECKKGNAMDLLRKDIKDLDSCAINGKDQDGSAVTTEDFEKANERMVTEENTDVSLRNQDIDEVPKIYETHVSNETKDDKEVDLEMGMRSSAENKIQEPTLAESACVDGEKVSYEFLVKWAGKSHIHNSWISESELKVLAKRKLDNYKAKYGTAVINICEERWKQPQRVIALRNSKLGNGEAFVKWTGLPYDECTWERLDEPVLQKSLHLIDLFNQFECHTLEKGSPKDASLRGKGDCQQNEVVTLTEQPKELRGSLFPHQLEALNWLRKCWYKSKNVILADEMGLGKTISACAFISSLYVEFKATLPCLVLVPLSTMPNWLAEFSLWAPNLNVVEYHGCAKARAIIRQYEWHASDPSELNKKTAAYKFNVLLTTYEMILADSSHLRGVPWEVLVVDEGHRLKNSGSKLFSLLNSFSFQHRVLLTGTPLQNNIGEMYNLLNFLQPTSFPSLSAFEEKFNDLTTAEKVDELKKLVAPHMLRRLKKDAMQNIPPKTERMVPVELSSIQAEYYRAMLTKNYQILRNIGKGVAQQSMLNIVMQLRKVCNHPYLIPGTEPDSGSVEFLHEMRIKASAKLTLLHSMLKILYKEGHRVLIFSQMTKLLDILEDYLTIEFGPKTYERVDGSVAVADRQTAIARFNQDKSRFVFLLSTRSCGLGINLATADTVIIYDSDFNPHADIQAMNRAHRIGQSNRLLVYRLVVRASVEERILQLAKKKLMLDQLFVNKSGSQKEVEDILKWGTEELFNDFPTTNGKDTGENNGNKDEAVIDTDIKHRKRTGGLGDVYKDKCTESSSRILWDENAILKLLDRSNLQSGSTDIAEGDSENDMLGSVKAVEWNDEPTEEQGGAESPPVVTDDICAPNSEKDNAVTGTEENEWDRLLRLRWEKYQMEEEAALGRGKRQRKAVSYREAYAPHPSEALSESAGEEERDREPEPEREYTPAGRALKAKFAKLRARQKERLAQRNAVEESRPTEGLAGPDSVAQCPSSNPKEGDATELDQPIKEKISVIDLEDDKIVQPADVAKSKTESPLRLSRMQKYKMSSHLDFPVNPLGHPSPEIFLPSHQFQSMSYTNSVPTSNLLPVLGLCAPNANQTEPSYRTFSRSNGRQSKPGTGPEFPFSLAPCSGTSIETDVKCQDSTLDKAKKPDASAEFLQQRLKNGIPDNCLPFAPGPPAVKGKSSERLESSGSTFSDFQEKMALPNLPFDEKMLPRFPLSAKTMPTQFDYLPSLSLGSRLEAGNGSMQDLPTIPLLPNLKFAAQDAARYNQQERELPPTLGLGQMPNTFSSFPENHRKVLENIMMRTGSGSSSMSKYYSRGGIRWSEDELDYLWIGVRRHGRGNWEAMLRDRRLKFSGDKTPGDLSVRWEEEQLKLFDGAAFPVPKMKPTKSSKSSLFPGISDGMMARALQGSRLVTPPKFQAHLTDMKLGFGDLASSLPNFETSDRLGLQNDQFVPISTWNQEKYRANLLGESSAGPSDRPGTSSNVPPIDKPNLLNSSGTNNLGSNCSSGFDLQRKEDEQSARKYGKLPSLLDRSLNILRDSHHNSGGGESSNSGLLPDPKKGLNLSHLKGEEAAGSSSSKDKLPHWLREAVSAPAKPPDPNLPPTVSAIAHSVRLLYGEDKSTIPPFVIPGPPPSLPKDPRRSLKKKKKRRSHLFRQVPPDDVGNSQDFQRNIHGDNAASSSIPLAPAFSMLPQIEPDLNLHPLNLNMTNPSSSLSHLHPQKKKSMGLSPSPEVLQLVASCVAPGPHLSSVSGMTSSSFLESKLPVPASVDLVGFPDPQDAILEKKAKQNSPLSVWGTVPGEKVEHPESGDSSKTHSDPPRTERPDVEEISSEGTVSDHPVSDHES